The Vibrio pomeroyi genome window below encodes:
- the fadE gene encoding acyl-CoA dehydrogenase FadE — MNILLSLLGMTTILGVCLYHRVSLVRALIVLTGAMVALTLFGGVAVTGWLCYLLAVAMFAVPTIRQTLISQKALSLFKKVLPAMSQTEKEALEAGTVWWEAELFKGKPEWKKLQNIADPKLSEAEQAFLDGPVNEVCEMVNDYQVTHELADLPAEVWQYLKDHKFFAMIIKKKYGGLEFSAYAQSLVLQKLTGVSSVLSSTVGVPNSLGPGELLQHYGTEEQRNHYLPRLAEGKEIPCFALTSPEAGSDAGSIPDYGVVCKGEWQGEEVLGMRLTWNKRYITLAPVATVLGLAFKLRDPDGLLGDQKDLGITCALIPTDLKGVEIGNRHFPLNVPFQNGPTHGDDIFVPIDFIIGGQKMAGQGWRMLVECLSVGRGITLPSNSTGGIKTAALATGAYARIRRQFKQPIGRMEGVEEPLARLAGNAYVMDAASNLTVSGIDLGEKPSVISAIVKYHCTHRGQRSIIDAMDIVGGKGICLGPSNFLARGYQGSPIAITVEGANILTRSMIIYGQGAIRCHPYVLNEMEAAYSESSDALGKFDSALAGHVSFTMSNLVRSLWFGLTDGRGSDTPTPANKTDKQTQRYYQQLNRYSANLALLSDISMAVLGGSLKRRERLSARLGDILSQLYLGSATLKRFESEGRHAEDLPLVHWGMQDSLRQTEVAIDEFLANFPNPVVGRLLRVVLMPFGRIRRAPNDKLDSQVAHILQTPSETRSRIGRGQYLADTQYNAVGKIEKALEVILQAEPLFDKVCKETHQKRAFLRLDLVAEQGLEKGILTQEEADLLISAEQHRLYTINVDDFSPEELAAKPQYPGQSIDNVA; from the coding sequence ATGAACATATTGCTCTCCCTACTCGGCATGACAACCATCTTAGGCGTCTGTCTTTACCATAGAGTTAGTCTGGTACGCGCGTTAATCGTATTAACTGGCGCGATGGTAGCATTAACACTATTTGGCGGCGTGGCTGTCACCGGCTGGCTATGCTACTTGCTAGCCGTTGCGATGTTTGCAGTTCCAACTATTCGCCAAACTTTAATCAGTCAAAAAGCACTCTCTTTATTTAAGAAAGTTCTACCGGCGATGTCTCAGACAGAAAAAGAAGCACTAGAAGCAGGCACAGTATGGTGGGAAGCAGAGCTGTTCAAGGGCAAGCCTGAGTGGAAGAAGCTGCAGAACATCGCTGATCCGAAACTTTCTGAAGCAGAGCAAGCGTTTTTAGATGGTCCAGTCAATGAAGTGTGCGAAATGGTCAACGATTACCAAGTGACACATGAACTTGCTGATTTGCCAGCAGAAGTATGGCAATACCTGAAAGACCATAAATTCTTCGCCATGATCATCAAGAAAAAATACGGCGGTTTAGAATTCTCAGCTTACGCTCAATCTCTGGTTCTACAGAAGCTAACGGGCGTGTCTAGCGTATTATCATCGACAGTTGGCGTACCTAACTCATTAGGCCCTGGCGAGCTGTTACAACACTACGGAACAGAAGAACAAAGAAACCATTACCTTCCTCGCTTAGCTGAAGGTAAAGAAATCCCTTGTTTTGCCCTAACGAGCCCAGAGGCAGGATCGGATGCGGGTTCTATCCCTGATTACGGCGTGGTATGTAAAGGTGAGTGGCAAGGTGAAGAAGTTCTGGGCATGCGCCTAACTTGGAACAAGCGCTATATCACTCTAGCGCCAGTCGCGACGGTTTTAGGCTTGGCCTTTAAATTGCGCGACCCAGATGGCCTACTTGGTGACCAAAAAGATCTTGGCATCACATGTGCTCTCATCCCAACAGATTTAAAAGGCGTTGAGATTGGCAACCGCCACTTCCCACTCAATGTACCTTTCCAAAATGGTCCAACTCATGGTGACGATATCTTCGTCCCTATCGATTTCATCATTGGTGGTCAGAAAATGGCAGGCCAAGGTTGGCGTATGCTGGTTGAATGCCTGTCGGTGGGTCGTGGTATCACACTGCCTTCAAACTCAACAGGTGGTATCAAAACAGCCGCACTTGCTACTGGCGCTTACGCTCGTATCCGTCGTCAATTCAAACAACCTATTGGTCGCATGGAAGGGGTTGAAGAGCCACTTGCACGCCTAGCTGGTAATGCCTATGTAATGGATGCTGCAAGTAACCTCACTGTTTCAGGTATCGATCTTGGTGAAAAACCTTCAGTTATCTCTGCTATCGTGAAGTACCACTGTACTCACCGTGGACAACGCAGCATCATTGATGCAATGGATATCGTAGGCGGTAAAGGTATTTGCTTGGGTCCATCGAACTTCTTAGCGCGTGGCTACCAAGGCTCTCCAATTGCAATTACGGTTGAAGGTGCAAACATCCTGACTCGCTCAATGATCATCTATGGTCAAGGCGCGATTCGTTGTCACCCTTACGTTCTTAACGAAATGGAAGCAGCTTATTCTGAAAGCAGCGATGCTCTGGGTAAATTTGATTCAGCGTTAGCAGGACACGTTAGCTTTACGATGAGTAACCTAGTCCGCAGTTTGTGGTTTGGTTTAACCGATGGCCGTGGTTCAGATACGCCAACGCCAGCCAATAAAACTGACAAACAAACACAACGTTACTACCAACAACTAAATCGTTACAGTGCAAACCTAGCGCTATTGTCTGATATTTCAATGGCCGTGTTAGGCGGTTCACTGAAACGCAGAGAGCGCCTATCTGCAAGACTGGGTGACATCCTGAGTCAATTGTACTTAGGTTCGGCAACGCTAAAACGCTTTGAAAGCGAAGGTAGACACGCTGAAGATCTACCGCTAGTACATTGGGGTATGCAGGATAGCTTACGTCAAACTGAGGTGGCGATTGATGAGTTCTTAGCAAACTTCCCTAACCCAGTGGTTGGTCGCCTGCTGCGTGTTGTGCTCATGCCATTTGGTCGCATTCGTCGCGCACCAAACGACAAGCTGGATAGCCAAGTTGCGCACATCCTGCAAACACCAAGCGAAACACGTTCACGTATCGGTCGTGGCCAATACTTAGCGGACACTCAATACAACGCGGTTGGTAAGATTGAGAAAGCACTAGAAGTGATTCTTCAAGCTGAACCTCTGTTCGATAAAGTCTGCAAAGAGACGCATCAAAAACGCGCCTTCCTGAGACTGGATCTTGTTGCTGAGCAAGGCTTAGAAAAAGGCATCTTAACCCAAGAAGAGGCTGACCTTCTGATCAGTGCAGAACAACACAGACTGTACACGATTAATGTTGATGACTTCTCTCCAGAGGAGCTAGCAGCAAAGCCACAATATCCAGGCCAATCGATTGATAACGTAGCCTAG
- a CDS encoding class I SAM-dependent methyltransferase — translation MKPARSRKKFEHPYTWAQLHNGDWLRESIQTRLDEWCPKLFGYHMLKLGGLSSEISSCTCNIQHQVNLDIQNPLHNVIADGYNLPFLEKSFDVVVLSHQLDYSNDPHRLLREVDRVMMDDGYIIITGFNPFSVTGLASLMPWRKNSLPWSGRMYTPNRIKDWLGVLNYEVIHCDTYALFPMSKYQAMWTWLENALGGCASFAGSQYFIVARKRTYPLKPIKPHWHLKRRFSPVGASFRTNSRRSVHSTKAPYPLKTEKADS, via the coding sequence ATGAAGCCAGCACGTAGCAGAAAGAAGTTTGAACATCCCTACACTTGGGCACAGTTGCACAATGGGGATTGGTTGAGAGAATCTATTCAAACTCGACTCGATGAGTGGTGCCCAAAGCTGTTTGGTTACCATATGCTCAAGCTCGGCGGCCTCAGTAGTGAGATTTCTAGCTGCACATGCAACATTCAACATCAAGTAAACCTAGATATCCAGAACCCATTACATAATGTGATAGCGGATGGCTATAATTTGCCCTTCTTGGAGAAAAGTTTTGATGTTGTGGTGCTCAGTCATCAATTAGATTATAGCAATGACCCGCATCGATTATTGAGAGAAGTCGACCGAGTGATGATGGACGATGGCTATATCATCATTACCGGCTTCAATCCTTTCAGTGTGACGGGGCTCGCCAGTTTGATGCCTTGGAGAAAGAACAGCTTGCCTTGGAGTGGGCGCATGTACACGCCAAATCGAATTAAAGATTGGCTCGGTGTGCTTAATTATGAAGTGATTCATTGTGATACCTACGCGTTGTTTCCGATGAGTAAGTATCAAGCGATGTGGACGTGGTTGGAGAACGCTTTAGGTGGTTGTGCCTCTTTTGCTGGCAGCCAATACTTTATTGTTGCTCGTAAACGTACTTATCCACTCAAACCTATCAAGCCGCATTGGCACCTTAAGCGACGCTTCTCTCCTGTGGGAGCAAGTTTTAGAACCAACTCTCGTCGTTCAGTGCATTCCACAAAAGCACCATACCCGTTAAAAACAGAAAAAGCCGACTCGTAG
- the lpcA gene encoding D-sedoheptulose 7-phosphate isomerase: MYQDLIKSELNEAADVLNKFLSDDHNIAQIEAAAKLIADSFKQEGKVLSCGNGGSHCDAMHFAEELTGRYRENRPGYAGIAISDPSHLSCVSNDFGYDHVFSRYVEAVGRKGDVLFGLSTSGNSANILKAIEAAQAKGMKTIALTGKDGGKMAGCADIEIRVPHFGYADRIQEIHIKIIHIVIQLVEKEME; this comes from the coding sequence ATGTACCAAGACCTAATCAAAAGTGAATTGAACGAAGCTGCTGACGTTCTTAACAAGTTCTTGAGTGATGATCACAACATTGCTCAAATTGAAGCGGCTGCAAAACTGATTGCTGACTCATTCAAGCAAGAAGGCAAAGTGCTTTCTTGTGGTAACGGTGGCTCACACTGTGATGCGATGCACTTCGCGGAAGAGCTAACAGGCCGATACCGTGAAAATCGCCCGGGCTACGCTGGCATTGCGATTTCAGACCCTAGCCACTTATCTTGTGTGAGTAATGATTTTGGCTACGACCACGTATTTTCTCGTTATGTAGAAGCGGTAGGTCGTAAAGGCGATGTGTTGTTCGGTCTGTCGACTTCAGGTAACTCTGCCAATATTCTTAAAGCGATTGAAGCGGCTCAAGCGAAAGGCATGAAGACCATTGCATTGACGGGTAAAGATGGTGGTAAAATGGCGGGTTGTGCGGATATCGAAATCCGAGTACCACACTTTGGCTACGCAGATCGCATCCAAGAAATTCACATTAAGATCATCCACATTGTGATTCAACTTGTTGAAAAAGAGATGGAATAA
- a CDS encoding TIGR03503 family protein, protein MLRVLATGYLLLLSFSLHAAMESVMSLLDNRFRVDPSIEQVTFVIYRADNSKPVVLVRPDGKKYYSWRNADNVRWYEESSMDIISIDKPMPGPWQAVGKVSPKNNIKLLSHLVLDANEFPDKLYQTEHIKFTARLTSDGKPLVLRDFLDRVKLKVTFTKFVENEESLVREARPVPVVMGEFADDGVDLDEKAGDGVFTVSLPIDIEPGKYRARITSGNGVFLRAQEQEVLVYPTPITTTLIQSRKEGLPHTIVVSGEQGMIAPSSLAVHVEHKAPDDYVTYKQGQADVNAMKVPLEVPYNGELGIYNWSGMVYATDASSQRPLIFPITEQSYSVVEDIDLAESRRLQEEALAEQKRIATELMILQKREDDRQRSMIIIGVGNVVAILLGLLIWFVIRKVTAKKRSQPEMQLKAPK, encoded by the coding sequence ATGTTAAGGGTATTGGCTACCGGTTACTTATTGCTGTTAAGCTTTAGCTTACATGCGGCAATGGAATCCGTAATGAGTTTATTGGACAACCGTTTTCGCGTTGATCCCAGTATTGAACAAGTCACCTTTGTGATTTATCGAGCCGATAACTCTAAACCTGTCGTTTTGGTTCGCCCTGACGGCAAGAAATACTACTCTTGGCGTAATGCTGATAATGTCCGTTGGTACGAAGAGTCGTCCATGGACATTATCTCTATCGACAAGCCGATGCCAGGCCCTTGGCAAGCGGTCGGTAAAGTTTCCCCTAAGAACAACATCAAGCTCCTGTCTCACCTTGTTTTGGACGCTAATGAATTTCCAGACAAGTTGTATCAAACCGAACACATCAAATTTACCGCTCGTTTGACCTCAGACGGTAAACCTCTTGTGCTGCGTGATTTTCTCGATCGCGTGAAGCTTAAGGTGACGTTTACTAAGTTTGTCGAAAACGAAGAGTCTTTAGTGAGAGAAGCCCGCCCTGTACCTGTTGTGATGGGCGAGTTTGCTGACGATGGTGTGGATCTCGACGAGAAAGCGGGAGACGGTGTGTTTACTGTGTCACTGCCGATTGATATTGAGCCGGGTAAATACCGCGCGCGTATTACTTCTGGCAATGGCGTGTTCTTGCGAGCGCAAGAGCAAGAGGTTTTAGTTTACCCAACACCGATTACCACTACCTTAATTCAGTCTCGTAAAGAGGGTTTACCTCACACCATTGTGGTGTCTGGTGAACAAGGTATGATCGCACCGAGCTCTTTAGCGGTTCACGTTGAGCATAAAGCGCCTGATGATTATGTAACGTATAAGCAAGGGCAAGCTGATGTGAATGCAATGAAAGTGCCTTTAGAGGTGCCTTACAATGGTGAGCTGGGGATTTATAACTGGTCTGGGATGGTTTATGCCACTGACGCCTCAAGCCAGCGTCCGCTGATCTTTCCGATTACCGAGCAGTCGTACAGTGTTGTTGAAGATATCGACTTAGCAGAATCTCGACGCCTTCAAGAAGAAGCACTTGCTGAACAGAAGCGTATTGCTACGGAATTAATGATTCTTCAAAAGCGTGAAGATGACAGGCAGCGCAGCATGATCATTATCGGAGTGGGTAATGTGGTCGCCATTCTATTAGGCTTACTGATTTGGTTTGTGATTCGTAAAGTGACAGCCAAGAAAAGATCTCAACCAGAGATGCAACTCAAGGCGCCAAAGTAA
- the dnaQ gene encoding DNA polymerase III subunit epsilon: MNTSSTPEQTTNEKNSSNENKRIVVLDTETTGMNTEGGPHYMGHRIVEIGAVEIINRRLTGRHFHVYIKPDRAIQEEAIGVHGITDEFLVDKPEYQDIHKEFLDFIKGAELVAHNAPFDTGFMDYEFEKLNPAIGKTDDYCKVTDTLAMAKKIFPGKRNNLDILCDRYGIDNSHRTLHGALLDAEILADVYLLMTGGQTSLQFNAGQQEGEAESIRRVESGRKSLKVLRATADEVEAHQNRLDLVEKSGSCLWRQ, encoded by the coding sequence ATGAATACCAGTAGCACTCCAGAACAAACCACGAACGAAAAAAACAGTTCGAACGAAAATAAGCGCATCGTTGTACTCGATACCGAAACCACCGGTATGAATACAGAGGGTGGCCCTCACTATATGGGGCATCGCATCGTTGAGATTGGTGCAGTAGAGATCATTAACCGTAGGCTGACCGGACGTCACTTCCACGTCTACATCAAGCCCGATCGTGCGATTCAAGAAGAAGCGATTGGCGTTCACGGTATTACCGATGAATTCTTGGTGGACAAGCCAGAATACCAAGATATACATAAAGAGTTTCTCGACTTTATCAAAGGTGCTGAGCTGGTGGCTCATAACGCACCCTTCGATACGGGCTTTATGGACTATGAGTTTGAGAAGCTTAATCCCGCGATAGGTAAAACGGATGACTACTGTAAAGTTACCGATACCTTGGCAATGGCGAAAAAGATATTCCCGGGTAAAAGAAACAACCTAGATATCTTATGTGACCGTTACGGTATTGATAACTCGCACCGTACTCTCCACGGCGCATTACTCGATGCGGAGATCCTAGCCGACGTCTACTTATTGATGACGGGTGGCCAAACTTCACTGCAATTTAACGCTGGCCAACAAGAAGGCGAAGCCGAAAGCATACGAAGAGTAGAAAGTGGTCGAAAATCCCTAAAGGTTTTACGAGCTACGGCCGATGAAGTAGAAGCGCATCAAAATCGTTTAGACCTCGTCGAGAAAAGCGGAAGCTGCCTTTGGCGTCAGTAG
- the rnhA gene encoding ribonuclease HI, whose product MTKQVEIFTDGSCLGNPGPGGYGIVLRYKKVEKTLAEGFTLTTNNRMEMLAAVVALQTLKEPCSVILTTDSQYVRQGITQWIHNWKKRDWKTADKKPVKNADLWQRLDKETARHNVDWRWVKGHAGHRENEMCDDLARTAAENPTQEDTGYQPS is encoded by the coding sequence ATGACGAAACAAGTTGAAATTTTCACTGATGGTTCTTGTTTAGGTAACCCTGGCCCGGGTGGCTATGGCATCGTACTTCGCTACAAAAAAGTCGAAAAGACATTAGCGGAAGGTTTTACCCTAACAACCAATAACCGTATGGAAATGCTCGCCGCTGTCGTGGCTCTGCAAACCCTCAAAGAGCCTTGCTCCGTCATTCTGACCACGGATAGCCAATACGTGCGCCAAGGCATCACACAGTGGATTCACAACTGGAAAAAACGTGACTGGAAGACTGCCGATAAAAAACCGGTTAAAAATGCCGACTTGTGGCAAAGGCTCGATAAAGAAACGGCACGTCATAATGTTGACTGGCGATGGGTTAAAGGACACGCCGGACACAGAGAAAACGAAATGTGTGATGATTTAGCAAGAACGGCCGCAGAGAACCCAACTCAAGAAGACACGGGTTATCAGCCAAGTTAA